From the Melospiza georgiana isolate bMelGeo1 chromosome 4, bMelGeo1.pri, whole genome shotgun sequence genome, the window TTAAACTACTTGTATGTTTAAAACAACTTTCTGGAATAGTGTAAGAAGCACATAGGAATATGATCTCTTCTTTGTGAGCAATGTTCCTATACTGATATACAGCATATTATGTTCTATGATTCATATgggaatattaaaaatatttgttctatttattttttcattagcACAGTTGGAATAGTTTTTGGAATAGTTTTAAGAGGGATATATCAACACCCCTTTTGGGGGCAAGAAGAAGCCAAGGGCACAGATGGTCTTACCCAGGTCAAAATCCCACCCATATGGGGCAGCTGAGGTGGTGAGATCCCTGCAAAGCTAAACCTACACTACTGTACTGTGAATACAAAACAATGTCTCTGTCCATAAAGCAGGTCCTAGAGCATATGAGAAcatattcattattttaaattgaatatatttattaaaatttctttatctttttctaaAAATCTACCTTACCAGTACTACCTTAGTATTTGGCAGAGGTATTTTTCAAACTTCCCATCATGGAACTTATTCAACCCTACAAAAATCTTTGTGTTGTAGACTTCAGCCTCTTTTGGACAGTAGCAGAAACATGACCACAGTACTGCATGTGCCTATCACTGATCTGAATAGCCTCATCTGCCTACATTACATATTAATTACACCTGCTGGCAATAGGCAGGTGGAGGGAAGATgctgaagaataaaaaattttCAGGGAAAACATCTACTTGCAGTACAAAAAAAGATCAGAATACAAACACTTAATTCCTATTAAATATACATTAAGGAAGATTTTATGTATTAAATATACATAAAGATAAGACATAAAATCTCTACAAATAATTCCAGATGTGCTTGGTCTAGcacaataaaatgtttttttctgtttttctttatttcagatgTCATGGGAGCAGCACATTTttaacatgtttttaaaaatgaaacagcatATTCCAGTTTCATGCACCATTTTTTTTATAGCTACCACCACAAAAATTAGTGCAGCTATTCCTCAGCCCTTGCACCAGAGGTGGGCAATACACCTGGCAACTACTCCTCCTACTCACCTTCAATGTGAAGGTAAAGACTTTTTTAGCTGAAATTCAGGAATGCTATTTTCATACAATGTTTAGGAAAGGGGTTGCAGGTCATGCTCCAAGGCCATTGCCTTTTGGAGGGATGtgcattttggattttttttctttaaaaaatctctCCTCACTTTGTGATGAAGTTTACCATATACATACAGAAATGGATagaatgggtttttttctctagaGTTATTTTGAGTTTGCTCTTTGTCAAGCCTGTTCTTCAGTGTGATCTTCAGCCTCTCTTAGGAATTTGTATTCTGTatcaatgaaaaaataaaactcctgctTACATAAGACCTAGGCTCAAAATAAAACCTCCATCCAAACTGATCCTGAGCTTAGACTCCTGCTCAACTTCCCACACAAGGAGTGACTGAAGTGACTCCAACAGGAGTACTGTTAGGCAGTTGAATTCAGTCTGTTTGTACATCTCTGTCACACTGAACCTCCAAGGAAGATAGaaacagcagctcaggctcctgCTCTTCCTGTATTTCTCCATAGCTGCTGAGACCAGACAGCAAGGGCCAAGCATTAACTGCCCCAGACACAACAGAGCTGGCCAAGACCATCTCTAGGCATCTATTGCATGGACACCCACCTTCCTTCCAGCTCTGTTGTTGTGAAGGTTCATCAGTGCCCTGGCATCTTTTCCTTTCCGTTCTTTGGCATCCACAAAGGCTCTGGCAAATTTAATGCCATAGTCAATGTTATCACTGCAGCCACCCCAGTCAAAATGGCCCTTGCTGTCCTTGGCAGAGCCTTTCTTCTTGGGATCACAAGAGCAGGATTTCAGCTCCCCTTGGCTACATGCCCTGGTGATGGCAAAAACAACTCCAGCAGAGGAGATGGCGTGTACAAAAGCAGATTCTCGACTAcctgaaacaaaaaaagtcaCTTTAAATATCATTGGGGTAGCTACTTTGAGTGGCTGTCCTGTATCTAAGACAGTTAGACTGGACTTTTTTGCAGAGCAAAAGATAAACTAGGCTGAAATCACACAAATACACATTCCCTGGAGCCAGAATTAGTCATGGCTTAAGCTTGGACCCCTCCCTGGTAAAAGCTCATCAATATAGTGTTAGAGCTGGAAAACATTAAACATTTGCTTTTGATATTGATTCATACACTTTCATGGATCAGTTGTTTTGTACAGATATGTGAATAGGACAGCTGGTATTCCTATCATGTTTCACGAATTTAGAAGAATATATGAAGTGCTATGTGAGAGATAAGtttaagaaattattaaatagGGACACTAAAACAacatgcatattgcaaaatacTGCAAGTAACTCTTGAAGCTAGATTTTCCTCTCCTGAAGCTCTTGGAATAGACTTTCTTGTTTAAATCATGCTAGGGAGAGAACTTGGGTGTTATTTTCTAAAAAGTAAGTTAATATTATGTCTTCTGCCTAGAATCAAGCCCAAAACTGTAATTCACACAAATAAGTTCCATTAAATCAATGGCACCGCTTGTGTCATGCTTGAGGCAGGATTTGGTCTGGCAGCTGTGACTTCTTCatgccagctgctctggcagctttcccatCTCCTAACCAAGATACTTTAGTATACCAAAGATTATCTGAATTTCTAGACTATATCTACTCATAGGCAATTAGACACATATTTCAATGTaataattgcttttattttaagatGCAGTAGTTTACAATACAGACCTACATTACAATGCCACAAATCTATTTATGGCAATGGAATATTTTCCTACTTTTAAAGTTTTTAGCATAGAAAGAACAAGTAGATTTTTTTGTGTAATATCTAAGCTTGCAGTGAGAAAGACCTCTTTGCAGGGCTTGTAAGCCTTAAGTAATGTTAGTACAGTAAAAGAGTATCCCAAAGACAAATGTTAACAGTGACTTTTTTGTAGAGGCAGAATTACACCATAGAATTTAATATTTAGTATTTCAGTTGCAATAGCACCAGTATGTTCAACTTACAAATGGGCCCTCAAGTTCCACATGCTGTGCAAGTCTTTTGCAAATGGCAACTGGGCAAACCATGCCTTCCCTACACTGCCTTCAAAATCAGACAGGAGTTGCCACGGCTTGTTAGAAATCACGCTCTTTTGAAGACGTATTTCTGAGAAAACTTATTCAGAAATATCGAAAACTTGCAAAGtgttaattaaaaagaaacacttGATATTGTTGGAAGAGAAAAGGTTTATTTGAGCTTATTGAACTAATCAATTTTATTAGAGCACTATCAAGCTACATTTCCATGGCAATCACAGCCTGATCAGGCTCAGTGCAGAGCTCAGAAGCCTGATGCTGTCATTCTCTCACATGAGCCAACAGTGAAAGCTTCACTTTtggaaaaactgcatttttactttttttattaaatagcTTCATCATTATTAGGCTATGTTCTGCCAGACATGTTTTCCTGAATATCAGACAAACCTCACTGAAAACTTCAGCCTATGGGTGACGTTACTGGTTACTCACAAATAATTGCTAAGGGAGCATGAAGCTGGTTACAGGAACCAATGGCTCACCAGCAGCAGAACCGAGCATGGAGAGAAAATCCCCCAGCCTGGGTCAGTGTGTCTGCCATCctcctctctgtccctgccagtGCGGCAATGGTCCCAGAGTACTTTCCTACTCCCCTCCTTGCAGGTGCCAGGCTGCTCACTGTTGAGAATGATGCAGGGCACATTCCAGGGACAcgagtgccagggcagggtcagtGCACTGGCTGCACACCAAGGAAGACCATGTGCATAGGGTGTGGCACTTGGCGACAAGAGCTACAGGCACTAACAATCTCAGCAGGTTTGTCCCTCGGGTAAGGACATTCTGACACAGTAACAAATCCCAGCCATTTCTTAGGGTCAAAAAGGGCCACATCTGAGATTTGAAGACTCACTAGATGCCTTACTCCGACCTTAAGATGACAGCAACTCCCTGCTTTACCATGCTCCCTCAGGGTGGGAAGCACAATGTTGCTCCCTCAGTTGCTTGGGGTCTGCACAAGCCCGGCTCACCCCTATCAGATGTGTGCCCTGCCTCCCTCTCTCCCGGAGCCTGACCTGAAATGCCGCAGTGCCTGGTGggcagtgcagccccagcatgGGCTCACCCCGCagtcagcacagccctgggggcacCGACTgcaccctggggctgcccttCCCCGGAGAAATGCCCCAGCGGGAACCGGCCCGCAGGGGGAATTGTCTCCTGCCATCCCAACACAATGGTCTCTGTTTGCActtgagctgccctctcagCAGGCCCCATCCTGAGTGCTGGTACCCTGAGGCTGGGTGTGATGGAAAGTGTTCTATCCTGCTGCCACATTCTGCTGCCTCAATTTCCCTGTAGGCCTTAATATGTGGGTTTGAAATCCAATttacaccacaaaaaaaaagaaaaaaaaaagaaaaaagagaagttgGGAGCTGCAGAACTGGCTCCTAATATGCCAAAACCCCACATTGTCTCCCTGATTTGATACAGGTTTTTAAGAAATATGGACCTTCGTGTTATCATATATGCTGTTCTGCTGTCTGTGGGACCCTAAAATAACTTTGCACgtcctcttcctttcctcctgaaACGTAAAACCAAGCTTCACCCTTGCTAAGGATGAAGGATACAGGAGGATGGCCACCGCTTCTCATCATTCCCGCAAACTGCCCAGGGGGTGTcagccccaaagcagccccGTTACCCTTATGAGGAACACTGGTACCCTCACGCTGACTCTCCACAGCCCCTTTCACCCTCGGGCTGCGGGCTGCAGGCCCCACCCAAGCCCGGGCAGCCCCTCCCTCAGCGCGGCGGGCCCGGCACTCACTGCGCAGCAGGACGCGGCCGAGCAGGCGCTGCCCCCGCTCCAGGGCGTTGCAGTCCCAGCGGTGCCGGCGGAACTGGTGCTGGCACTCGGCCGTCCAGGCGGCCACGCCACGGCCGATGGAGAGCATGGCTTCGGGGTGCCGCCGGCACAGCTGCCGCTGCCGGCTCACCAGGCCCGGCACGTTGTCGCACATCACTCGCGAGGAGCCCACGGCGCCCATGTACCTGcgggagggaaggggcagggcagcaccgGGGGCCGCGCCGACCCCCGGGCACCGGCCCCGAGGGAAGCGGGGCCTGCAGCGCCCCAGAGCCTTCCTCTGGCGGGTCCCGAGCTGCAGCTACCTCTGCCTTTTTGGTGGGAATCCTTTACAATTAGTCATCCACcctgtgttttttttaataacgTGAAGTATTCAGGAGAACCCCAAGCCCCGCTATTGCAGCTCCGTgcagtacttaaaaaaaaacaacaaaccttgaaaaaattaaattacatcaTCTGTATCCAGATGGTCTCTATTAGTCCTGAAACGTTTCGAAAGGTACCTTTCATAAAATCCAAACTTCTATAGGTGTCTTTTGAAGGGatcaaacagaagaaaatgtccttttcttgagttttcattattttatacGATCATAAAATCGTTAATGCCGTAACTtcaaaaaaatatacatttaagtCGCATTTCGAAGACACCATGACAAAAAGCCATCACAATAAATAACGTTTATACGACTAAGGACACAGATAGTCATTTTATTGAAACATACCCAGTCTGATAAATCGGCCTTTGAACACGCGTCAGCCAGAGTCAAGGTTAAATGTGTTCCCCAGGATTACAAGGGGTTTAACTCCTCTCCTACACCAAGACTTTCCAGCCTGGGCTTGTTTGGGGTCCCCAGTTTGAGGGGCAGGTTTATGTTTCCATTCTAACGCGTTTTGCAGCGAGCTGCCTGAGACGCCCCACGCCGACATCAACTACCCCTTGAAGCCGGGCCCTGCGCTGCCCGCCGGGCTCTCAGCCCCCTGCTCTGGCACTTTGCAGTTTAGCGAGGACCGTGAAGGACGGAGGGGCGGGGGAGGGcgaggaagaaggaaaaaataaattaataataaaaaagtagcGCCGCTGTAGCCAATTCCCAGCGCCGCCGGGGCGCGGATGGGCGGCTGCCAGCAGCGGCGGGCGGCAACCCGCGCCCGCGCCCCTCGGGCGGGTTCCCCTCCCGCCTCCCGCCGCTCCTCCCGCTCCCTGCGCGGCCCCGGGCGGTGCCCGCTGCCCCCGCCGGGCCGGGACCCCCGCACCGCTGCCGAAAGCCCCGGGCAGCCCCCGCAGTTGCGCTGTGCTTATACGGAGGAGGAGGTGGTCGGAGAGCCGGGACGGGGTGTGGAAGGAGGTGCCGGGACCGTCTAAATCCGCTCGCTTTAAGGCCGGGCTTTCTGGAGcggagcagctgggagcagcgAGCTCTGCTTCTGCGAGACTAAGAGGGAGAGGCTTCCCCCACCTTCCCTAAATCACAATTAATCCGACCCCACCTTCCCCaagagcaaataaaaatttctgGAATCGCACAGCTTACCACCATGAGGAGGTGACTGGTGGGGTCGCCCAGACCAAAATCAAGGGAAGAGACCACCAGATCCCAGGGAGAAAGTTCATGTTAGAAACGCTTCGGTCCACATCAGGTCAGTTGCGGGGGGCAGAAGAAATCCCATGGAGCACCAAGGACAAGCAGGGACAAACGCAGCTTGGGGGCTACTTCTTTCCCGTGGGTCAAAAGCACCTTCGCATCCTTACGCGCGATCGCGGGGCTTAGTGATCCTCTGCCGGGATACGGGGGATGCCAGCTGGTGCACCGCTCTGGATTCCTCTCGGCTCGCCCTGCACCAAATCCCTTAGGACATGGAGTTCAGCCCCGCTCCCATCCTTCATCTTTGCCCCGAtccagctcttccctgcagTCACGGCAAAACTGAGGGGCTGGTGTGGGCTGCTCTCAGACTGGGTGGGTTCTGCtttggttggtgttttttttttcctctgaaactcTGATGGATGAAATGATGTCAAGAGACactgggggaagaggaggaggtaaCACCTCTGATTAGGCAAGGAATCCCGAGGAGCCAGTTGCTTTCCAATAACCCTACAAGCAGACAGTGAGTTCAAACCGGCCAGCAGATGTTACGCGACCCGCTGCGGAGCCGGCGGCGGCCCCAGCAGGCTGTTACAGACCGGCAGCACCGGGCACCTCTCGGGGTTTGGCACGACGGCAGTTCATGGCTCGGTCCGCGCACCGCGAACACCGAGCACGGAACGGAACCGCGCTCCGGTGCAAGCAGAGAAGGAGAGAACCAGGGCAGTCCCGATATAGGGGGGACACCGCCCGGCCGCCTCCCCTCGCCACGGGCACCGCAAAGCCGGGCCGGCTTCCCCGCGGGCACCGGCGCCGCCCCGGGCGTCCTGCGCAGCCCCGCACCGCGGGGACTCCCGGCCCACGGGCTCCGACACCGGGACGGGCTCCGACACCGGGACGGGCTCCGCGCCCCATCGCGCCTGAATCCCGGCACGGGGGAATCCACCGCCGCCGCACCGCTCCCCGGGCCGAGAGGCGACGGGCGGCCCCCGCCCCAAAGAGGGGAGATGCGGCCGGGGCTGGAAGCCAAGACAAGAAGGGATTAAGAAACTTTTTTCACTTCGTATCATTTCTGCACAGCAAATACAGGGTTAACACATATTTCAAACAACGAACCCTCATTACCAATCTGGAGATGCCCCACTTCCGAGACAGCATTCGTTAGCTGAAGAAAGGACAAATAAATGCCCAAGGTTGCTAAGTGAGTTAGGGACTACGCAGCTCTTGTTACTAAAAGAAGCCTGCAGTTGTTAACTCCAGGTGAAAATCCTGGAAGAGCCAGCAAGGAAGCACCCCTTAAAAGCTGTTCTTCAGGCTGTATATCACAGCCATTCCCATGTTTCTCGGTACGACTTCTCAAGATTCCAGACATTGAACTAGATGTAGGCaccatttcagaaagaaaattgaaaacGTAGAATTATGTGAAGTTCTGACGTGCTAACATTCACCCAATACTAACTTAACCGGAAAGAAGTACCCCAAACTATCCTCAGAAATCAACACCAAACTACCACCCCCAACTGCAATGTCAAAATCTTTTGACTGCAAAGACTTCCGAGTAAGAATAATTGAAGCTTGGGACACACGAATGCTTCTACAACTGTACTTGCCCAAAGGCAACTACAGCACCTCTTACTAACTCCAGCAGGTCTTAAAAGCAGCAGATGAGCATTCAGTATCTATTTGATAAAATGCATCCAGTGTAAAAACACTCAAACTTGTAGCTTCTGGCCAACTTATTTCTTACATTTACAATACACTTTGGGTCAGTTACTGGGGCAGAGAAACACCACTGAGGACAGCAAATTCCAGCAGTATTTTAGATCTGTACAAAGAAAGGCACAATCCTCCCTGCTACCAGTTTTCTCAGGCTTGCAGTAAAAATCTGACTTCTCAGAATTTCTCACATCCTTCTGTATTAACAGGAGCTTCTTTAACCTGTGGCTACTGCATTACTGGCTTATCAATGATatccttttcccctccattAGTCATATGCCCCATCTGCATTCCAGCTTTATTGCTATTCAGATTCTTTCTCCAACCCCTCCACTTTGTGCCAGCCCTACAGAGGTTCACCTTGGATCCATTATTTCTATTAACAACAACACTCTCACTATAGAGAATGACAAAACAGGCAAGTTTGGAAAGGAACATGGGGAACCACACTGGTTTTGCATGGCCATGTTTAGGTAGTAGGGGGTCACAGGGGTGATTTCTGTGCAAAGGCACTAGAAGCTTCCCACATGTCTGACAGAGCCAATGACAGCCAGCCCCAAGATGAACCTGCCATTGGCTAAGGTCAAGCCCATCAGTGATGGTAGTTGCAGCTACAGGACTACTATTTGATGATGCAGAAAAACCCCCTCTGCAACAGCAATTGTGCCAAAGTGTGTTAGACAACATGAGAGAACAGCTGTGGAGATCCCCAGGCCAGTGAAGAAACAAGGGGGAGAAggtgctccagctgccagggcagatTCCCAGGCAGACCACAGTGAGTCAGGCTGTCCTCCTGAAGCCAACACAGCTCCATGGTgaagcagagatccacctgcagttCACAGAGAACCCCACACTGGGTTGAAGGGGAGTGTGACCCTGTGGGGAGCTCATGCTTGTGCCCTACAGGGACCCACAGTGGAGCAGTCtattcctgaaggactgcaccccatggggggagaggggggaaCCCGCATTGGAGCAGTTagtgaagaactgcagcctcTGGAAAGGACTCAAGTTGAAGAAGTTCATGGAGGACTGTCTCTCTGGAGGGAGGGCTGGTTCCTGATGCAGCCTGGAAAGGCTGCTGGCCTCCCTTGCTGCAAGAAAAGACTGAATCTAGAAATCTGTAGGTGTCTTCACCAAGTATTATGTGCACAGTTTCTCACACAGTTAAGAAATCATGCCATATGCAAAACAGGTGACAGTGGAGTAGCCAGAGCACAGAAAGCCCCATTTTCTGCAGACCTTTTGAAACGAGCTGAGGTTTTTCAATACAGTAATGAAAATAATGTAGTTAAACCTGTATTTCTATATTCAAAAAAGACTATTTTCAGGAAAGATGAAGGCATGGAAGGctcatctgaatttttttttaagaaaagccCCACCAAACTTTTAAGTAGAACACATATTCCCATATATACTACAGCCCATCTTAAAAGAactgaaaatcctttcccagAGGTATCTCTCTAAGTCCCACTTCCAGGGACTATGGCTCTATAATAGATGAAATTACACCATTTGGATCAGGATAAAAACTAGAAGTAATTGATCAGGTATTAAACCTGCTAATATCATATAATTCATTTCATGCCAGTGATACCCCATTGTCATATCTAACTCAGATCTCACAACAGCCCCATTACCTGATAATTCTTATTTCTGGAACAGGGGAATTAAAATTTTCAACTACACACTTCCCCCCCCGCCTCCAGAACAACAAAATGACAGCACATGTGTTCAAAAGGAGAAATCTGCAGCTCAGATACCTGTTAGGCCTTCAAGGCTTTGTAGCCTTGCTACCTACTAACAGGTATCAAAACTGTAGTCTGTACATAAAGATCCAAAGCAACATTTGTAGCACTTTACAGTGTGTATTATTACATTTGTAGTAACACAGGagttttatttgaaaaagacAAACTGAAGCTTTTGCAGAACTGGTGAAATAGAGAAGGCAAATGCAAACAATCATCTGCTCATGAAGAAGTGATAGCTTTGGGAAACACCTGTAAGGGTTCAAAGACAACAAAAGATAGAAGAATAAATTGTACATTTTAAGTCTTATCCTTAACAAGGCACTTGGATGAAATAAAAGATAAACCAAACACATGCTGAGGGTAGTGGAGAATACAGTAGAAACACACGCTCACTCTTTCTCAATTTAGGAATACACATACCCTGTAAGACCGGTGCAATACAACAATAGCCCAAAATGCTCTTTATTAGTTGTAATTGGCTAGCAGGAATAATTAAGGGTGATGTCTTACAAAAGGCACAAGTCAAATTTAAAGAGCAGGGCAAATCCCAAAGCACAGAAGAGAGACACAGGACAAACAAGTCATAGCCTATCTTagacaggaaaattaaaaaaaa encodes:
- the WNT2 gene encoding protein Wnt-2 — its product is MNFLPGIWWSLPLILVWATPPVTSSWWYMGAVGSSRVMCDNVPGLVSRQRQLCRRHPEAMLSIGRGVAAWTAECQHQFRRHRWDCNALERGQRLLGRVLLRSSRESAFVHAISSAGVVFAITRACSQGELKSCSCDPKKKGSAKDSKGHFDWGGCSDNIDYGIKFARAFVDAKERKGKDARALMNLHNNRAGRKAVKRFLKQECKCHGVSGSCTLRTCWLAMADFRRTGDYLWKKYNGAIQVVMNQDGTGFTVANKKFKKPTKNDLVYFESSPDYCIRDRDVGSLGTAGRVCNQTSRGMDSCEVMCCGRGYDTARVSRVTKCECKFHWCCAVRCQDCLEVVDIHTCKAPKSPAWMART